In the genome of Gloeotrichia echinulata CP02, one region contains:
- a CDS encoding ABC transporter substrate-binding protein produces MQRITAALALSVATVATGLLLGACNDTTNPNNTGNTETTATPAANSTTAASSAKGLKIGTLLPTTGDLAPIGQQMVGAVPLLVEQVNACGGVNGEPVTLVEVDDQTDPKAGAAGITKLANVDKVAGVVGSFASSVSSAAVSIAVPDKVMLISPGSTSPVFTDKAQKGEYKGFWARTAPPDTYQALALAQLAKKKGYKRVSTVVINNDYGVGFEKAFVETFEKLGGTVVNKAKPVRYDPKAQTFDTEAAAAFAGKPDAVLGVLYAETGSLFLKAAYQQGVTKGVQILLTDGVKSDTFPEQVGKSADGKFLLAGAIGTVPGSDGKALDALKKLWQEKKSGTPGEYVPQSWDAAALLVLAAQAAKENTGVGIAGKLREVANGAGPDSTEVTDVCQGLKLLKEGKKINYQGASGNVDIDANGDVVGVYDVWTVGDDGKLKTIDKVSPK; encoded by the coding sequence ATGCAAAGAATTACTGCTGCTTTAGCTTTAAGCGTAGCGACTGTAGCCACGGGTTTGTTATTAGGGGCTTGTAACGATACCACTAACCCCAATAACACAGGCAATACCGAAACTACTGCCACCCCAGCAGCAAACTCAACTACCGCAGCTAGCAGCGCCAAAGGTTTGAAAATTGGTACCCTCCTACCGACAACTGGGGATTTGGCTCCCATCGGACAGCAGATGGTCGGTGCAGTTCCCTTGCTGGTTGAGCAAGTCAACGCTTGCGGTGGCGTCAATGGCGAACCTGTTACCCTCGTGGAAGTAGACGACCAAACCGACCCCAAAGCAGGTGCAGCTGGAATCACCAAACTGGCGAATGTAGATAAAGTAGCTGGTGTAGTTGGTTCCTTTGCCAGCAGCGTTTCCAGTGCAGCCGTCTCCATTGCTGTGCCGGATAAAGTCATGCTAATTTCCCCTGGTAGCACCAGTCCCGTATTTACCGACAAAGCGCAAAAAGGCGAATACAAAGGCTTTTGGGCGCGGACTGCTCCCCCTGATACCTATCAAGCATTAGCATTGGCACAACTTGCCAAGAAAAAAGGCTACAAACGAGTTTCGACAGTCGTCATTAACAACGACTACGGCGTCGGCTTTGAAAAAGCATTTGTCGAAACCTTTGAAAAATTGGGCGGTACCGTAGTTAATAAAGCTAAACCCGTCCGCTACGACCCCAAAGCCCAAACATTTGACACCGAAGCCGCTGCTGCTTTTGCCGGTAAACCAGATGCAGTGCTAGGTGTACTATATGCCGAAACAGGTAGTTTATTCCTCAAAGCAGCCTACCAGCAAGGTGTCACCAAGGGAGTACAAATTCTGCTCACAGACGGAGTGAAATCTGACACATTCCCTGAACAAGTAGGGAAAAGCGCTGACGGTAAGTTTCTGTTAGCAGGTGCTATTGGTACTGTACCAGGTTCCGATGGTAAAGCATTAGACGCCTTAAAGAAACTGTGGCAAGAGAAAAAGAGCGGTACCCCTGGAGAATACGTTCCGCAAAGTTGGGATGCAGCCGCTTTATTAGTATTAGCAGCACAAGCCGCAAAAGAAAATACAGGAGTTGGTATTGCCGGCAAACTCCGTGAAGTTGCTAATGGCGCAGGTCCAGACTCCACCGAAGTTACCGATGTCTGTCAAGGACTGAAGTTACTCAAAGAAGGTAAAAAGATTAACTACCAAGGCGCCAGTGGTAATGTAGATATTGATGCTAATGGTGATGTTGTTGGTGTCTATGATGTTTGGACAGTAGGCGACGACGGTAAACTCAAGACAATTGACAAGGTTAGTCCCAAATAA